In a genomic window of Streptomyces sp. NBC_01231:
- a CDS encoding lytic polysaccharide monooxygenase has translation MPRTTAHRTAVLAMTAASPLLLGVWAAAPAVAHGAPTDPVSRVYGCSPDGGESGTAACRAAVAANGSPFTAWDNLRIANVNGRDRQTVPDGELCSGGLPAYRGLDLARADWPSTRMTPGASLTMRYASTIPHTGTFKLYLTKPGYDPTKPLTWSDLPEKPFAQVTDPTLTNGAYRLDATLPSDRTGRHVLYTIWQNSSTPDTYYSCSDVVFPAAKSSGTQAGGGSGSATDDSESAAESPAKSAKPTKSAPRSPAATGPTPSTAPSGRSRTEAGAAPDSTPVASTADSDSGPSTPAVAGGAAAVLLLTGGAALALRLRRR, from the coding sequence ATGCCCCGGACGACCGCACATCGCACCGCCGTTCTGGCGATGACCGCCGCGAGTCCACTGCTGCTGGGCGTGTGGGCGGCGGCGCCCGCCGTGGCGCACGGCGCCCCCACGGACCCGGTCAGCCGGGTCTACGGCTGCTCCCCCGACGGCGGGGAGTCGGGCACCGCCGCCTGCCGGGCCGCCGTCGCCGCGAACGGGTCGCCCTTCACCGCCTGGGACAACCTGCGCATCGCGAACGTGAACGGCCGGGACCGGCAGACCGTCCCCGACGGAGAGCTGTGCAGCGGCGGGCTGCCCGCCTATCGGGGCCTCGACCTCGCCCGCGCCGACTGGCCGTCCACCCGTATGACGCCCGGCGCCTCGCTGACCATGCGGTACGCCTCGACGATCCCGCACACCGGCACGTTCAAGCTCTATCTCACCAAGCCCGGCTACGACCCGACGAAGCCGCTGACCTGGTCGGACCTTCCGGAGAAGCCGTTCGCGCAGGTGACGGACCCGACGCTGACGAACGGGGCGTACCGGCTCGACGCGACACTGCCGTCCGACCGGACGGGACGGCATGTGCTGTACACGATCTGGCAGAACAGCAGTACGCCGGACACGTACTACTCGTGCTCGGACGTGGTGTTCCCGGCGGCGAAGAGCTCGGGCACGCAGGCCGGCGGGGGATCGGGCTCGGCCACGGACGACAGCGAGAGCGCCGCCGAGTCGCCCGCGAAGTCCGCGAAACCCACGAAGTCCGCGCCGCGGAGCCCGGCGGCGACCGGGCCGACACCGAGCACCGCCCCTTCCGGCAGAAGCCGCACCGAGGCCGGCGCCGCCCCGGACAGCACTCCGGTGGCCTCCACGGCCGACTCGGACTCCGGCCCGTCCACGCCTGCGGTGGCGGGCGGCGCCGCCGCGGTGCTGTTGCTCACCGGGGGCGCCGCCCTGGCGCTGCGGTTGCGCCGACGCTGA
- a CDS encoding NAD(P)H-binding protein, whose amino-acid sequence MILLTGATGTVGGLTARRLRGTEPVRLLTRDPRRAADLAGPHTEVVGGDFEDPAGLRRALAGVRSALLVTVDPLTHAHDENFLTAARSAGVRHVVKVTTLSVVEPEATDLVTEWHRENERLLRASGLTWTVLRPRAFMSNTLGWARSIREDGVVRAPHGDAATAAVDPRDIAEVAVRALTDVAEHAGRGHALTGPEEVSPVRQTEILSELLRRPLRFVELTDDQVLAGLLRRYPAPVGRALMESAARGRAGAKGRVDPIISELLGRPARSYRDWATEHLATFGA is encoded by the coding sequence GTGATCCTGCTGACCGGGGCGACCGGTACCGTCGGCGGACTCACCGCCCGGCGGCTGCGCGGCACCGAGCCGGTACGCCTGCTGACCCGGGATCCCCGGCGCGCCGCGGACCTCGCGGGACCGCACACCGAGGTGGTGGGCGGGGACTTCGAGGATCCCGCCGGTCTGCGGCGGGCACTGGCCGGGGTGCGGTCGGCGCTGCTGGTCACCGTCGATCCGCTCACGCACGCCCATGACGAGAACTTCCTGACGGCGGCCCGCTCGGCGGGAGTCCGTCATGTGGTGAAGGTGACGACCCTGTCAGTGGTCGAGCCCGAGGCCACCGACCTGGTCACCGAGTGGCACCGGGAGAACGAACGGCTGCTGCGGGCCTCCGGCCTCACCTGGACCGTGTTGCGGCCGCGGGCCTTCATGTCGAACACCCTGGGCTGGGCACGCTCGATCCGTGAGGACGGCGTGGTGCGCGCCCCGCACGGCGACGCGGCGACCGCGGCGGTCGATCCTCGGGACATCGCAGAGGTGGCGGTGCGGGCACTGACCGACGTGGCGGAGCATGCCGGGCGGGGGCACGCGCTCACCGGGCCCGAGGAGGTGAGTCCGGTGCGGCAGACGGAGATCCTCTCGGAACTGCTCCGACGTCCCCTGCGATTCGTCGAGTTGACGGATGATCAGGTGCTGGCAGGGCTGCTGCGACGCTATCCCGCCCCCGTGGGGCGGGCCCTGATGGAGAGTGCCGCGCGGGGGCGGGCCGGGGCGAAGGGGCGAGTGGATCCGATCATCAGCGAACTACTGGGCCGGCCCGCACGCTCCTATCGGGACTGGGCCACCGAGCACCTCGCGACGTTCGGTGCCTGA
- a CDS encoding DUF6114 domain-containing protein, translating to MSGRPGQDARSAFRRWRARRPFWGGLLLALGGAEVLLTEKASLKVIMHIGMQGLAGYLLPALMVLLGLLILFNPTQRLFYSITGILLSLGTWLTSNLGGFFIGLLLGAVGSCLAFGWLPDQAPRVSRRQRRKRTREAKELHGAASAGPTAHDGPVHDETAQRQAGQRQTVESV from the coding sequence ATGTCGGGCCGGCCAGGTCAGGACGCGCGCTCCGCCTTCCGGCGCTGGCGGGCCCGCCGTCCGTTCTGGGGCGGGCTGCTGCTCGCCCTGGGCGGAGCGGAGGTCCTGCTCACCGAGAAGGCGTCGCTCAAGGTCATCATGCACATCGGCATGCAGGGCCTGGCCGGTTACCTCCTGCCGGCCCTGATGGTGCTGCTCGGGCTACTGATCCTCTTCAATCCCACGCAGCGCCTCTTCTACTCGATCACCGGCATTCTGCTGTCCCTGGGCACCTGGCTCACCTCGAACCTGGGCGGCTTCTTCATCGGCCTCCTGCTGGGGGCGGTGGGAAGCTGCCTCGCCTTCGGCTGGCTGCCCGACCAGGCGCCGCGCGTGAGCCGACGGCAACGCCGGAAGAGGACGCGCGAGGCGAAGGAACTCCACGGGGCGGCGTCCGCCGGACCGACCGCTCACGACGGGCCGGTTCACGACGAGACGGCTCAGCGTCAGGCCGGTCAACGACAGACCGTCGAATCCGTCTGA
- a CDS encoding A-factor biosynthesis protein: MPQPRQLAETPSMTATVPRQLVHRAAVAETFLTGWHRIAEHRFSVSAQWPRAHGLHVSADRSAYDPLLVVETVRQSGTLIAHAEYDVPLDHHFVLHEFDVDTFPQYLAVGAVPAELTVDVDFVDVQYRGRRPVGARYTAQVLRGGERVATATRVVFTCISEPVYRRLRGGRTAATVAPFPLPPALPPAGVGRALPADVVLAPSGHPGRWQLRVDTAHPVFFDHPLDHVPGMLLLEAARQAVRAHTGGTRSPVSFRITFDRYAELDEPAWIETADGAGGAVQVVGRQGDSTVFACTVDTAAW, encoded by the coding sequence ATGCCTCAACCACGGCAACTTGCCGAAACCCCGTCCATGACGGCGACCGTGCCCCGTCAACTCGTTCACCGCGCGGCGGTCGCGGAGACCTTCCTCACCGGCTGGCACCGGATCGCGGAGCACCGCTTCTCCGTCTCGGCGCAGTGGCCGCGCGCACACGGTTTACACGTGTCCGCAGACCGGTCCGCGTACGACCCGTTGCTCGTCGTGGAGACGGTGCGGCAGAGCGGAACACTGATCGCGCACGCCGAGTACGACGTGCCGCTGGACCACCACTTCGTGCTCCACGAGTTCGATGTGGACACGTTTCCGCAGTACTTGGCCGTGGGAGCGGTCCCCGCCGAGCTGACCGTGGACGTCGACTTCGTCGACGTCCAGTACCGGGGGCGCCGTCCGGTGGGCGCCCGTTACACGGCTCAGGTGCTGCGGGGCGGGGAACGGGTCGCGACCGCGACGCGGGTGGTGTTCACCTGCATAAGCGAGCCCGTCTACCGTCGGCTGCGGGGCGGCCGTACCGCAGCCACCGTGGCTCCCTTTCCACTGCCGCCCGCGCTGCCGCCCGCCGGCGTGGGCAGGGCGCTGCCCGCGGACGTGGTCCTCGCCCCGTCCGGGCACCCTGGTCGGTGGCAGCTGCGAGTAGATACCGCACACCCCGTTTTCTTCGACCACCCCCTCGACCATGTCCCCGGCATGCTGCTGCTGGAAGCCGCCCGCCAGGCCGTCAGGGCGCACACCGGCGGCACCCGTTCGCCGGTGTCGTTCAGGATCACCTTCGATCGATACGCCGAACTGGACGAACCTGCCTGGATCGAGACGGCGGACGGGGCCGGGGGTGCCGTACAAGTCGTGGGGAGGCAGGGCGATTCGACGGTCTTCGCGTGCACGGTCGACACCGCTGCCTGGTGA
- a CDS encoding TetR/AcrR family transcriptional regulator → MAQQERAIRTRRVILEAAGAVFDEHGYTTTTIAMVLERADVTKGALYFHFPSKESLAQAVLDEQVPFGAVPPQPCKLQEAIDMTFVVGQRLLNNALLRGSVRLAVDQATPSGVDHGEPFRQWADRLTSLLERARTQGELLPTVDPRETVELLVGSFTGIQLMSRALADRDDLGHRLSVLWAHVLPSIAVPGLLLALDSKADRGARVLASLEAAAS, encoded by the coding sequence ATGGCACAACAGGAGCGCGCCATCAGGACGCGCAGGGTGATTCTGGAAGCGGCGGGCGCGGTCTTCGACGAGCACGGCTACACCACCACCACCATCGCCATGGTGCTGGAACGGGCCGACGTCACCAAGGGCGCCCTGTACTTCCACTTCCCGTCCAAGGAGTCCCTCGCCCAGGCGGTACTCGACGAGCAGGTGCCGTTCGGGGCCGTGCCGCCGCAGCCCTGCAAGTTGCAGGAGGCCATCGACATGACCTTCGTGGTCGGTCAACGGCTGTTGAACAACGCCCTGTTGCGAGGCAGCGTACGGCTGGCGGTGGACCAGGCGACGCCGTCCGGGGTCGATCACGGCGAGCCGTTCCGGCAGTGGGCGGACCGGCTGACCTCGCTGCTGGAACGGGCGCGGACGCAGGGCGAGTTGCTGCCCACGGTGGATCCGCGGGAGACGGTGGAGCTGCTGGTGGGGTCGTTCACCGGGATTCAGCTGATGTCGCGGGCACTGGCCGACCGGGACGACCTCGGGCACAGGTTGTCCGTGCTGTGGGCGCACGTCCTGCCGAGCATCGCGGTGCCGGGGCTGCTGCTCGCCCTGGACAGCAAAGCCGACCGCGGCGCCCGGGTCCTCGCCTCGCTCGAGGCCGCGGCGTCGTGA
- the mgtA gene encoding magnesium-translocating P-type ATPase encodes MASDPAVSESSESAEDTSLQALRRLDTGPRGLTEAEAQTRLARTGENTLPELRTPSWPRRFVRGPRDPFTAVLLCLGLVSAAVASWGTAAVILALVAVSCVLRASGEHRADRSMAALRALVAGTATVLRREEGGPSGPSVREIPVAELVPGDVIRLGPGDLVPADVRLLRTRGLTVHQAALTGESAPVAKAAEDGPGAGNLGGGGGDGPGAGHLGGSGEDGSFAAPYLCFQGSGVVTGSATAVVLATGPRTRLAAAHRPAPGRRTQSAFDRSVFGISWVLIRFMLLTPPLVLMANAALRGRGSETLPFSVAVAVGLTPEMLPVIVTTCLARGAALLARTHGVIVKRLPALHDLGAVDVLCVDKTGTLTQDRPVVERSLDPAGRDDPDVLRWAAVNAWWTLQLADLPAPDAFDEALLEAAGPVGEEEDGVDAVPFDPVRRLAAAVVHGRLGTHTLVVKGAVEDVLERCVLEGAERRRLSAFAAREASAGLRLLAVATADRPARTRAYTPADERGLTFRGFVTFRDALAPTAAEALRRLTALGVTVQVLTGDHPDTAARACRDLGLDPGEVRVANGPAEAHGTGGSETGPGRTTVVARCTPADKARVVAGLRAAGHTVGFLGDGVNDVPALRAADVGIAPRGAVDAAREAADVVLADKGLAAIGHAVTAGRQAGGNIASYLRVTLSSNVGNVLAMLSAGLLLPFLPMLPVQVLVQNLCFDAAQLAFAHDRPGAAALRRPAVLRPRAFLRFITGFGALNAVADLATFAVLALALRGPDALDDRTVFHSAWFTENLLTQALVMLLLRTGRGPAEGRGRGPVGRAAALLAVAGLLLPPSPLGTSLGMTALPAASYLLLAAVLGLYALALTAARAWHEGRQP; translated from the coding sequence GTGGCCTCTGACCCCGCGGTCTCCGAGTCCTCCGAGTCCGCCGAGGACACCTCCCTCCAGGCGCTGCGGCGACTGGACACCGGCCCGCGCGGACTGACCGAGGCCGAGGCCCAGACCCGGCTCGCGCGGACCGGCGAGAACACGCTCCCCGAACTCCGTACGCCCTCCTGGCCCCGCCGGTTCGTGCGCGGCCCACGGGACCCCTTCACCGCCGTACTGCTCTGTCTGGGCCTGGTCTCGGCGGCCGTCGCCTCCTGGGGCACCGCCGCGGTGATCCTCGCGCTGGTCGCGGTCAGCTGCGTACTGCGGGCGAGCGGCGAGCACCGTGCCGACCGTTCCATGGCCGCGCTGCGCGCCCTGGTCGCCGGCACGGCCACCGTGCTGCGGCGCGAGGAGGGCGGCCCCTCGGGCCCGTCGGTACGGGAGATCCCGGTCGCCGAGCTGGTCCCGGGGGACGTGATCCGCCTCGGTCCCGGTGACCTGGTCCCCGCGGACGTACGACTCCTGCGGACCCGCGGGCTGACCGTGCACCAGGCGGCACTGACCGGGGAGTCGGCGCCGGTGGCGAAGGCGGCGGAGGACGGGCCCGGTGCCGGCAACCTCGGCGGAGGCGGAGGGGACGGGCCCGGTGCCGGCCACCTCGGGGGCTCCGGAGAGGACGGGTCCTTCGCGGCGCCGTACCTGTGCTTCCAGGGCAGCGGTGTCGTCACGGGCAGTGCCACCGCCGTCGTCCTCGCCACGGGCCCGCGGACCCGGCTGGCCGCCGCGCACCGCCCGGCGCCGGGCCGGCGGACGCAGAGCGCGTTCGACCGGTCCGTGTTCGGCATCTCCTGGGTACTGATCCGGTTCATGCTGCTCACCCCGCCCCTCGTCCTGATGGCCAACGCGGCCCTGCGCGGCCGGGGTTCGGAGACGCTGCCGTTCTCCGTCGCGGTGGCCGTCGGACTCACCCCCGAGATGCTCCCCGTGATCGTCACGACCTGTCTGGCCCGCGGGGCCGCGCTGCTTGCCCGCACCCACGGTGTGATCGTCAAGCGGCTGCCCGCCCTGCACGACCTGGGCGCGGTGGACGTGCTGTGCGTCGACAAGACCGGCACCCTCACCCAGGACCGGCCGGTCGTCGAGCGGTCCCTCGACCCGGCCGGGCGGGACGACCCCGACGTACTGCGCTGGGCAGCCGTCAACGCCTGGTGGACCCTCCAACTCGCCGACCTGCCCGCCCCGGACGCCTTCGACGAGGCGCTCCTGGAGGCCGCCGGACCGGTCGGCGAGGAGGAGGACGGCGTGGACGCCGTGCCCTTCGATCCGGTACGGCGGCTGGCCGCCGCGGTGGTCCACGGCCGCCTCGGCACGCACACCCTGGTCGTCAAGGGTGCCGTGGAGGACGTACTGGAACGGTGCGTCCTCGAAGGGGCGGAGCGTCGGCGGCTGAGCGCGTTCGCCGCACGCGAGGCGTCGGCCGGGCTGCGGCTGCTGGCCGTGGCCACGGCCGACCGACCGGCCCGCACCCGCGCGTACACGCCGGCCGACGAACGCGGCCTGACCTTCCGGGGCTTCGTCACCTTCCGGGACGCCCTCGCCCCGACCGCGGCCGAGGCGCTGCGCCGGCTCACCGCCCTCGGAGTCACCGTCCAGGTCCTCACCGGCGACCACCCGGACACGGCCGCGCGGGCCTGCCGCGACCTGGGACTGGACCCGGGGGAGGTACGCGTGGCGAACGGGCCGGCCGAGGCGCACGGCACCGGTGGGTCCGAAACCGGCCCCGGCCGAACCACCGTCGTGGCCCGCTGCACCCCCGCCGACAAGGCCCGTGTCGTCGCCGGTCTGCGGGCCGCCGGGCACACCGTCGGCTTCCTCGGCGACGGGGTCAACGACGTGCCCGCCCTGCGCGCCGCGGACGTCGGCATCGCGCCCCGGGGCGCCGTGGACGCGGCCCGGGAGGCCGCCGACGTGGTGCTGGCCGACAAGGGGCTCGCGGCGATCGGACACGCGGTCACCGCCGGACGGCAGGCCGGCGGCAACATCGCCTCGTATCTGCGCGTCACCCTCTCCTCGAATGTCGGCAACGTCCTCGCGATGCTCTCCGCCGGCCTGCTGCTGCCCTTCCTGCCGATGCTCCCGGTCCAGGTCCTCGTACAGAACCTGTGCTTCGACGCGGCCCAGCTCGCCTTCGCCCACGACCGTCCCGGGGCGGCGGCGCTGCGCCGGCCGGCCGTGCTGCGGCCGCGCGCCTTCCTCCGGTTCATCACCGGCTTCGGCGCGCTGAACGCGGTCGCCGACCTCGCCACCTTCGCCGTCCTCGCGCTCGCGCTGCGCGGACCCGACGCGCTCGACGACCGTACGGTGTTCCACTCCGCCTGGTTCACCGAGAACCTGCTCACCCAGGCCCTGGTGATGCTGCTCCTGCGCACCGGCCGGGGCCCGGCCGAGGGCCGTGGCCGGGGCCCCGTCGGCCGGGCGGCGGCCCTGCTGGCCGTCGCCGGACTGCTGCTGCCGCCGAGCCCGCTGGGCACGTCGCTCGGTATGACCGCCCTGCCCGCCGCCTCCTACCTGCTGCTCGCCGCGGTCCTCGGCCTGTACGCCCTCGCGCTGACCGCGGCCCGGGCGTGGCACGAGGGACGTCAGCCGTAG
- a CDS encoding metalloregulator ArsR/SmtB family transcription factor: MTADGHGFDDPSADVLAQAAAAFGLLASPARLHIVWALAHGESDVTGLAERVGGALPAVSQHLTKLKLAGLVRSRREGRRQVYFVDADEQAALVDVVRLMVGRLSDGAAPVRQLRGL, from the coding sequence ATGACGGCGGACGGCCACGGCTTCGACGACCCCTCCGCCGACGTGCTCGCGCAGGCCGCCGCGGCCTTCGGACTGCTCGCCTCACCGGCCAGACTGCACATCGTGTGGGCGCTGGCCCACGGCGAGAGCGACGTCACCGGGCTTGCGGAGCGGGTCGGCGGCGCGCTGCCCGCCGTCAGCCAGCACCTGACCAAGCTGAAGCTGGCCGGTCTGGTCCGCTCCCGCCGTGAGGGACGCCGCCAGGTGTACTTCGTCGACGCCGACGAACAGGCGGCCCTCGTGGACGTGGTGCGGCTGATGGTCGGCCGGCTGTCCGACGGCGCCGCCCCGGTCCGCCAGCTCCGTGGCCTCTGA
- a CDS encoding Tat pathway signal sequence domain protein: MRTRSLLALTGAVAALTLAAVPASAADTPVLTTGGLGGTPVAVGDVLTAPLATGTTATLYSSATGTSGISCTKSQFTATVTDNPAAPGTATESLSGHTFDSSTCSTNVVGVLGVTSITVNNLPYTTAVSSDGTVTVTAPSGSAVQTTVVLRTLLGSINCVYQTPSLTGKADNADNSISFTKQQFTKTSGSSLCFANGYFTAKYAPVTDGSALVYVN; the protein is encoded by the coding sequence ATGCGTACCCGTTCCCTCCTCGCCCTCACCGGAGCCGTCGCCGCCCTGACCCTGGCGGCCGTCCCCGCGTCCGCGGCCGACACCCCGGTCCTCACCACCGGCGGGCTCGGCGGTACGCCCGTCGCCGTCGGCGACGTCCTCACCGCGCCGCTGGCCACCGGCACCACCGCGACCCTCTACTCCAGCGCGACCGGAACCAGCGGCATCTCCTGCACGAAGTCGCAGTTCACCGCCACCGTCACCGACAACCCGGCCGCGCCCGGCACGGCCACCGAGTCGCTCAGCGGCCACACCTTCGACAGCAGCACCTGCAGCACCAACGTCGTCGGCGTGCTCGGCGTAACCAGCATCACGGTCAACAACCTGCCGTACACGACCGCGGTGAGCTCCGACGGCACCGTCACGGTCACCGCGCCGAGCGGTTCCGCCGTCCAGACCACGGTCGTGCTGCGCACCCTGCTCGGCAGCATCAACTGCGTCTACCAGACGCCCAGTCTGACCGGTAAGGCCGACAACGCCGACAACAGCATCTCCTTCACCAAGCAGCAGTTCACCAAGACGTCCGGCTCCTCGCTGTGCTTCGCCAACGGCTACTTCACCGCGAAGTACGCCCCGGTGACGGACGGCAGCGCGCTGGTGTACGTGAACTGA
- a CDS encoding LCP family protein, whose protein sequence is MTVSSHRRTAPQRHRPATRRERRRRRGGRARVVLVVCLTLLVLTGAGAGWLYLRLDGNITTFDAGGLSDNRPEAGASKGENVLVIGSDARTDGNAALGGGDKNDIGRSDTTFLLHIYADHRHALAVSIPRDTLVTVPPCKLPDGGWTRTQTDTMFNAAYSVGETARGNPACTQNTVEQLTGLRVDHTVVVDFKGFARLTEVVGGVRVCLPQDVYENDLDPHRTTPGKLLFKKGAQTVSGQRALDYVRIRHGIGDGSDIGRIKRQQAFVASLLKEVKSKGMSPAKLLPLADAATESLTVDPGLGSADKLISFAMSLKDIDLHNTKFVTLPWRYEGSRVAIVQPDADALWAALKADRTIDGRNAGAKQGEGTSASSPSPTPASGSGSVSGSVSGDGIEVAVYNGTTVAGLAARAAAALTADGFTVTGTATASAQDHPVTLVEYGPGLRTRAQTVARAFPGAGIEPVTGSGISVVLGQSYAGTTDLSASPTPTAVPSEVADGARSADDDPCSNLTYG, encoded by the coding sequence ATGACCGTGAGCAGCCACCGCAGGACAGCTCCGCAGCGCCACCGGCCCGCCACACGCCGGGAGCGCAGACGCCGGCGCGGCGGCCGGGCCCGTGTCGTGCTCGTGGTCTGTCTCACCCTGCTGGTGCTCACGGGAGCGGGAGCCGGCTGGCTCTATCTGCGACTGGACGGCAACATCACCACGTTCGACGCGGGCGGGCTGTCCGACAACCGGCCCGAAGCCGGCGCGTCGAAGGGCGAGAACGTGCTGGTCATCGGCTCCGACGCGCGCACCGACGGCAACGCCGCGCTCGGCGGCGGCGACAAGAACGACATAGGCCGCTCGGACACGACGTTCCTGCTGCACATATACGCCGACCACCGGCACGCCCTGGCCGTCTCCATCCCCCGCGACACCCTGGTCACCGTCCCGCCGTGCAAACTGCCCGACGGCGGCTGGACGAGGACGCAGACCGACACCATGTTCAACGCGGCCTACTCCGTCGGCGAGACCGCCCGGGGCAACCCCGCCTGCACCCAGAACACGGTCGAGCAACTCACCGGCCTGCGCGTCGACCACACCGTCGTCGTCGACTTCAAGGGCTTCGCCCGCCTCACCGAGGTGGTGGGCGGCGTACGGGTCTGCCTCCCGCAGGACGTCTACGAGAACGACCTCGACCCGCACCGCACGACCCCCGGCAAGCTGCTGTTCAAGAAGGGCGCGCAGACCGTCTCGGGACAGCGGGCGCTGGACTACGTCCGCATCCGGCACGGCATCGGTGACGGGTCCGACATCGGCCGCATCAAGCGCCAACAGGCCTTCGTGGCAAGCCTGTTGAAGGAGGTGAAGAGCAAGGGCATGTCCCCGGCCAAGCTGCTGCCGCTCGCCGACGCGGCCACCGAGTCGCTGACCGTCGACCCCGGCCTGGGCTCCGCCGACAAACTCATCTCGTTCGCGATGTCCCTCAAGGACATCGACCTGCACAACACCAAGTTCGTCACGCTGCCCTGGCGGTACGAGGGTTCACGGGTCGCGATCGTGCAGCCCGACGCCGACGCGCTGTGGGCGGCGCTCAAGGCGGACCGCACCATCGACGGCAGGAACGCGGGCGCGAAGCAGGGCGAGGGCACGTCCGCGTCCTCCCCCTCCCCCACGCCGGCCTCCGGCTCCGGCTCCGTCTCCGGCTCCGTCTCCGGCGACGGCATCGAGGTCGCCGTCTACAACGGCACCACCGTGGCCGGCCTGGCCGCCCGCGCCGCCGCCGCGCTCACCGCGGACGGCTTCACGGTCACCGGTACGGCGACGGCGTCCGCCCAGGACCACCCGGTCACCCTCGTCGAGTACGGCCCGGGACTGAGGACCCGGGCCCAGACCGTCGCCAGGGCCTTCCCGGGCGCCGGGATCGAGCCCGTCACCGGCTCCGGGATCAGTGTCGTACTCGGCCAGTCGTACGCCGGCACCACCGACCTGAGCGCCTCGCCGACCCCGACGGCCGTGCCCTCGGAGGTCGCGGACGGTGCCCGGTCCGCGGACGACGACCCCTGCTCGAACCTGACCTACGGCTGA
- the tatA gene encoding Sec-independent protein translocase subunit TatA has protein sequence MLRNGLEPWHLLVLAIVIIVLFGSKKLPDTARAFGKSMRILKSEAKALKDASATPGAQADAKTEAEAGPTVAANVTGANGADAKVTDANVTGANGAAATVNVPVSEPPAAAR, from the coding sequence ATGCTGCGCAACGGACTGGAACCCTGGCACCTGCTGGTCCTGGCGATCGTGATCATCGTGCTCTTCGGCTCGAAGAAACTGCCGGACACGGCGCGGGCCTTCGGCAAGTCGATGCGCATCCTCAAGAGCGAGGCGAAGGCGCTGAAGGACGCGAGCGCAACGCCGGGTGCGCAGGCTGACGCGAAGACGGAAGCGGAGGCAGGCCCGACGGTGGCGGCGAACGTGACCGGTGCGAACGGGGCTGACGCGAAGGTGACTGACGCGAACGTGACCGGTGCGAACGGGGCGGCGGCGACAGTGAACGTGCCGGTGTCGGAGCCGCCCGCTGCCGCGCGGTGA
- a CDS encoding DUF6230 family protein gives MASSSDVTSSAGNTPENPESGSATEVPNVPDGSVRRGRVRARRAAIMAVPAAAVAAGLAILTAEGALGVQFAISGMPFTVTATELKGTGFEQFGGLDSMAEGSPNAGDTGGQVLVVTSAIKDATLDSLCQSVDLGGTNLLIKAGSGAQKVKASDLTTDSTELSGNASFTNIEIGNDASTLTKAGVKGPIGVFSQQADTVRIANLRQTNYATTAGVFKLPGLKLSFSDKGC, from the coding sequence ATGGCCTCGTCCTCGGACGTCACCTCGTCCGCCGGTAACACCCCAGAGAACCCGGAAAGCGGTTCCGCAACCGAAGTGCCCAATGTCCCCGACGGTTCCGTCAGACGCGGGCGGGTGCGGGCGCGCCGGGCCGCGATCATGGCGGTGCCGGCCGCAGCCGTCGCCGCGGGGCTCGCGATCCTGACCGCCGAGGGAGCGCTGGGTGTGCAGTTCGCCATCTCCGGCATGCCCTTCACGGTCACCGCGACCGAGCTCAAAGGCACCGGATTCGAGCAGTTCGGCGGCCTCGACAGCATGGCCGAAGGCAGCCCGAACGCGGGCGACACCGGTGGTCAGGTACTGGTCGTCACGTCCGCCATCAAGGACGCCACGCTCGACTCGCTGTGCCAGAGCGTCGACCTGGGCGGCACCAACCTGCTCATCAAGGCCGGCAGCGGGGCGCAGAAGGTCAAGGCGAGCGACCTGACCACCGACTCGACCGAACTGTCGGGCAACGCCTCCTTCACCAACATCGAGATCGGCAACGACGCCAGCACCCTCACCAAGGCCGGCGTGAAGGGCCCGATCGGTGTCTTCAGCCAGCAGGCCGACACCGTGCGTATCGCCAACCTGCGGCAGACCAACTACGCCACCACCGCCGGCGTGTTCAAACTGCCGGGTCTGAAGCTGAGCTTCAGCGACAAGGGCTGCTGA